The following proteins are encoded in a genomic region of Flammeovirga pectinis:
- a CDS encoding site-specific integrase — protein MNKQIIRVGKHKYPVTQSGRQTLAIYLDDEDNKREYIKTKLFIYKSPIDSNQKDHNKLALLEIEKKVIEAKNQYIGNSDYFQIKTIFELFSEIKKVKRTSSSYLSRYNTLEGKIIKTDFNLNKLNLEMASSILSKIDNYPKSDSTKSNLGVAFIDAIKIAVNHFKLPLPLDINSPIVSKQITPVRVQRVASMNMDSKSADFLLSKHDSLLWKVALLFGLRAEEIMELREEQFTVNRGYVILDYIPLKNKTRTIKRVFCNINLWLHYTNISKHFDVYNTKKNTLLIDVYDNLANKSYINREVKRVRTILGNNVNLHSCRKFMVTVMFEKGVDAITLNDWNHVTSQDVTQHNYVMTNTKKMQASDVYASYYIEGFNSMNDSISIQGLADESDVMHQKKLIVKKFLEVCQDEQHIDLLIMIINGFDKTIYNMK, from the coding sequence ATGAATAAGCAGATAATAAGAGTAGGTAAACATAAGTACCCAGTAACGCAAAGTGGTAGACAAACGTTAGCCATCTACTTAGATGATGAAGATAACAAAAGAGAGTACATAAAAACTAAGTTGTTTATATATAAATCTCCAATTGATAGCAACCAAAAAGACCATAATAAATTAGCTCTATTAGAAATTGAGAAGAAGGTAATTGAAGCAAAGAACCAGTACATAGGTAATTCTGACTACTTTCAAATTAAAACAATATTTGAATTATTTTCAGAAATTAAGAAAGTAAAACGAACTTCATCATCATATCTAAGTAGATACAATACTTTAGAAGGTAAGATAATCAAAACAGATTTTAACCTGAACAAGTTAAATTTAGAAATGGCTTCTTCAATACTATCTAAAATAGACAACTACCCTAAATCAGATAGTACAAAATCTAACTTAGGTGTAGCTTTTATAGATGCTATTAAAATTGCTGTAAACCATTTTAAACTACCCTTACCATTAGATATTAACTCTCCTATAGTATCTAAACAGATAACACCTGTAAGAGTACAAAGAGTAGCTTCTATGAATATGGATTCAAAATCTGCCGACTTCTTATTATCTAAACACGATAGTCTACTATGGAAGGTGGCTTTGTTGTTTGGGTTAAGAGCTGAAGAAATAATGGAATTAAGAGAAGAACAATTTACAGTTAATAGAGGTTATGTAATACTTGATTATATACCACTAAAAAATAAAACAAGAACTATTAAGAGAGTATTTTGTAATATCAATCTATGGCTACACTACACTAATATATCAAAGCATTTTGATGTGTATAATACAAAGAAGAACACACTGCTAATAGATGTATATGATAACCTAGCAAACAAATCTTATATCAATAGAGAAGTAAAGCGTGTTAGAACTATATTAGGTAATAACGTTAACCTCCATAGCTGTAGGAAGTTCATGGTTACTGTAATGTTTGAAAAAGGAGTAGATGCTATAACTTTGAATGATTGGAATCACGTTACCAGTCAAGACGTTACACAGCATAACTATGTAATGACTAATACCAAGAAGATGCAAGCAAGTGATGTGTACGCTTCATATTACATTGAAGGTTTTAATAGTATGAATGATAGCATAAGCATACAAGGTTTAGCAGATGAGTCAGATGTAATGCATCAGAAGAAGTTGATAGTTAAGAAGTTCTTGGAAGTGTGCCAGGATGAGCAACATATCGACCTTTTAATAATGATAATAAATGGCTTCGATAAAACTATTTATAATATGAAATAA
- a CDS encoding nicotinate phosphoribosyltransferase: MNISQDLYRTSLTLLTDLYQITMAYGYWKKGFAEKKAVFHGYFRKSPFKGGFALNAGLAYVIDFLNNFSFADDDIKYLSTITDAEGQPLFEADFLEYLRNLQFDLTIHAIEEGTIIFPNEPFIRVTGSLLQCQLIETALLNIINFQTLIATKAARLRIAAKDDQLLEFGLRRAQGIDGGISATRAAYIGGFNATSNVLAAKLLDIPVKGTHAHSWIMSYDDELQAFKAYADVMPSNCIFLVDTYNTLEGVKNAITVGNSLKEKGYAMNGIRLDSGDLSYLSIEARKLLDDAGFTEASIVASNDLDEYLINSLKIEQNAKINVWGVGTKLVTAYDQPALGGVYKLSAIQDENQKWQYKVKLSEQINKISTPGILQVRRFKNANGKLNADMIFNEEENISNNPILIDPNNGIRSKKIDKSKNYEDLLIPIFENGKLVYNSPSIHSIQLKTIKELSQLDDSIKRFYHPHEYPVGLESTLYNLKMNVIHKLKS; this comes from the coding sequence ATGAATATTTCACAAGACTTATATAGAACTTCTTTAACATTACTCACAGATCTTTACCAAATTACAATGGCTTATGGCTATTGGAAGAAAGGTTTTGCTGAAAAAAAGGCTGTTTTTCATGGTTATTTTAGAAAATCTCCTTTTAAAGGTGGTTTTGCTTTAAATGCTGGTTTAGCCTATGTTATAGATTTTTTAAATAACTTTTCTTTTGCAGATGATGACATTAAATACCTTAGTACAATTACAGATGCAGAAGGCCAACCATTATTTGAGGCTGATTTTTTAGAGTATCTAAGAAACTTACAATTTGATCTTACAATTCATGCAATTGAAGAAGGAACAATAATTTTCCCGAACGAACCTTTTATTAGGGTTACTGGTAGTTTACTTCAATGCCAATTAATAGAAACTGCTCTTCTAAATATTATCAATTTCCAAACCTTAATTGCTACTAAAGCTGCTCGATTAAGAATTGCTGCTAAAGACGATCAATTATTAGAATTTGGTTTAAGAAGAGCTCAAGGAATTGACGGTGGAATTTCTGCTACTAGAGCTGCATATATAGGTGGTTTTAATGCAACTTCTAATGTATTAGCTGCTAAACTATTAGACATCCCTGTTAAAGGAACACACGCACACAGTTGGATAATGTCTTACGATGATGAGTTACAAGCATTTAAAGCCTACGCTGATGTAATGCCTAGCAATTGTATTTTTCTTGTTGATACCTATAACACACTAGAAGGTGTAAAAAATGCCATTACTGTTGGCAATTCATTAAAAGAAAAAGGATATGCAATGAATGGTATCCGCTTAGATTCAGGTGATTTATCTTACCTAAGTATAGAGGCTCGTAAATTACTTGATGATGCCGGTTTTACAGAAGCTTCTATTGTAGCAAGTAATGATTTAGACGAGTACCTAATCAATAGTTTAAAGATAGAACAAAATGCCAAAATCAATGTTTGGGGTGTAGGTACTAAACTGGTTACAGCTTACGATCAACCTGCATTAGGTGGTGTTTATAAGCTAAGTGCAATTCAGGATGAAAATCAAAAATGGCAATACAAGGTCAAATTATCAGAACAGATAAATAAAATTTCTACACCAGGGATTTTACAAGTTAGACGCTTTAAAAACGCTAACGGTAAACTTAATGCTGATATGATCTTTAATGAAGAAGAAAACATTAGCAATAACCCAATACTTATTGACCCTAATAATGGAATTCGATCTAAGAAAATAGACAAATCAAAAAATTATGAGGATTTACTAATTCCTATCTTCGAAAATGGTAAATTAGTCTATAATTCTCCATCCATTCATAGTATTCAACTTAAAACAATAAAAGAATTATCGCAGCTTGATGATAGTATAAAAAGGTTTTATCACCCACATGAATATCCTGTAGGGCTAGAAAGCACTCTTTATAACTTAAAAATGAATGTAATTCACAAATTAAAGTCATAA
- a CDS encoding FtsK/SpoIIIE family DNA translocase: MASEPKKNVRKNIYKPSSVPQSSATPHAEETERPVRLKVPKMSFDNNKLKDPRLQTSIGLSLIFLSVYTCLALLSFVFTGKADQSIIENVGGITNLISSGKEVQNWLGLLGASLSHLLVYNMFGLGSILLIPMLFSAGYELFTQGNGKLMKFRKLGYICLFYMLWISVLLGYYVVIKDTPNLLGFLCGKIGLTVADGMYSLIGWGTIIFLILAVLIHGVYIVKFNAVSKVIGKVTKNRYSDKSEVNTTSETENTTLSENESDDELEEDEDLENYSEEETSIETSSLTNENVIEEEITEEPNEIEEEAAQDTGLVPHNAQLPSVVEPEAPIVTESVPQQAIKVDPISVDVNIQVEHVQVGGNGTNQIPPTQNYSKQQSRDTTSEMPPVKEEKKESPTPNPSSQQKKVTPNTPPIIEIEAEPTKSETIKLDPPAPPKKKEKVENPHELSDVSTTENVDKADLNVLKKIEEEPDEIVNIEDMDEYDPKLDLSHYKYPDLDLLHPPVESKAKVTKEELEANKEKIVNTLRHFKIGIASISATIGPTVTLYEIVPEVGIKISKIRNLEDDIALSLAALGIRIIAPIPGRGTIGIEVPNNNREMVSMSSVLATEKFAKAKMDLPVAFGRTISNEVFVADLAKMPHLLMAGATGQGKSVGINVLLSSLLYRKHPSELKFVMIDPKKVELSLFNKIERHFLASLPDAEEAIITDTKKAIHILNSLCTEMDMRYSLLKSAGVRNIKEYNTKFCNRRLNPKKGHRFLPYIVLVIDELADLMMTAGKEIEGPIARLAQLARAIGIHLVVATQRPSVDVITGMIKANFPARLSFRVTSKIDSRTILDAGGADQLIGMGDMLLSTGNDLTRIQCAFIDTDEVEKLCDFIADQTGFSAAYMLPEFEEEQPASKGGGGGSVDDRDDLFEEAARLLVRHQQGSTSLIQRKLSLGYNRAGRIIDQLEAAGIVGPFEGSKARQVNVKTEMELEVVLNTL; the protein is encoded by the coding sequence ATGGCTTCAGAACCTAAAAAGAACGTACGAAAAAATATATATAAACCCTCATCGGTACCTCAATCTTCGGCTACTCCCCACGCTGAAGAAACGGAAAGGCCCGTACGCTTAAAAGTGCCTAAGATGAGTTTTGATAATAATAAACTGAAAGATCCACGACTTCAAACTAGTATTGGTTTATCTCTAATTTTTCTTTCTGTTTATACCTGCTTAGCATTACTTTCTTTTGTATTTACAGGGAAAGCTGATCAGAGTATTATTGAAAATGTTGGTGGAATAACAAATCTTATCTCATCTGGGAAAGAGGTTCAAAACTGGTTAGGACTTTTAGGTGCGTCGTTGTCTCATCTTCTAGTTTATAATATGTTTGGTCTTGGTTCTATTCTACTTATTCCAATGCTATTTTCTGCAGGGTACGAATTATTTACCCAAGGAAATGGTAAACTCATGAAGTTTAGAAAACTGGGTTACATCTGTCTTTTCTACATGCTTTGGATAAGTGTATTACTAGGTTATTATGTTGTAATAAAAGACACTCCAAATCTTTTAGGTTTCTTGTGTGGTAAAATTGGTTTAACCGTTGCAGATGGTATGTATAGCTTAATTGGATGGGGAACTATTATTTTCCTAATCTTAGCTGTACTTATTCATGGTGTCTACATCGTTAAATTTAATGCCGTATCTAAAGTAATTGGTAAAGTAACTAAAAATAGATATTCTGATAAATCTGAGGTTAATACCACTTCTGAAACTGAAAACACTACTCTTTCTGAAAATGAAAGTGATGATGAGCTTGAAGAAGACGAAGATTTGGAGAACTATTCTGAAGAAGAAACTTCAATTGAAACTTCATCACTTACAAATGAGAATGTAATTGAGGAAGAGATTACTGAAGAGCCAAATGAAATTGAAGAAGAAGCTGCTCAAGATACTGGACTTGTACCACATAATGCACAACTTCCTTCTGTAGTAGAGCCCGAGGCTCCAATTGTTACAGAAAGTGTACCTCAACAAGCTATTAAAGTTGATCCTATTTCTGTAGATGTAAATATTCAAGTAGAACACGTTCAAGTAGGTGGTAATGGTACTAATCAAATACCTCCAACACAAAACTACTCTAAACAACAATCTAGAGATACTACTTCTGAAATGCCTCCTGTAAAAGAAGAAAAGAAAGAATCGCCAACTCCAAATCCTTCTTCTCAACAGAAAAAAGTAACTCCGAATACTCCTCCGATTATAGAGATAGAAGCAGAGCCTACAAAATCTGAAACAATAAAATTAGACCCTCCTGCTCCTCCTAAGAAAAAAGAGAAAGTAGAAAACCCACATGAATTATCTGATGTATCTACAACAGAAAACGTGGATAAAGCAGATCTAAATGTCTTAAAAAAGATTGAAGAAGAACCGGATGAAATCGTCAATATCGAAGATATGGATGAATACGACCCGAAGCTTGATCTTAGTCATTATAAATACCCTGATTTAGACCTTCTACACCCTCCCGTTGAGAGTAAAGCGAAGGTAACTAAAGAGGAATTAGAAGCCAATAAAGAAAAAATTGTAAACACATTAAGGCACTTTAAAATTGGTATCGCCTCTATTAGTGCTACAATTGGTCCTACTGTTACTCTTTATGAAATTGTTCCTGAAGTAGGTATTAAGATTTCAAAAATTCGTAACCTAGAAGATGATATTGCATTAAGTTTAGCTGCTCTTGGTATTCGTATTATTGCTCCAATTCCTGGACGTGGTACAATTGGTATTGAAGTACCAAACAACAATAGAGAAATGGTATCTATGTCTTCTGTTTTAGCGACTGAAAAGTTTGCAAAAGCAAAAATGGATTTACCTGTTGCCTTTGGTAGAACAATTTCTAACGAAGTATTTGTTGCCGATCTTGCCAAAATGCCTCACTTATTAATGGCTGGAGCAACGGGACAAGGTAAATCAGTTGGTATTAACGTACTTCTTAGCTCATTACTTTATAGAAAACATCCATCAGAATTAAAATTTGTGATGATTGACCCTAAAAAGGTTGAATTGTCACTTTTCAATAAAATAGAACGCCACTTCTTAGCAAGCTTACCTGATGCAGAAGAGGCTATTATTACAGATACTAAAAAAGCCATTCATATTCTGAACTCTCTTTGTACAGAAATGGATATGCGATACTCTTTATTGAAATCTGCGGGGGTTCGAAATATTAAAGAATACAATACTAAATTCTGCAACCGTAGATTAAACCCAAAAAAGGGGCATCGTTTCTTACCATATATTGTTCTAGTTATTGATGAACTTGCCGATTTAATGATGACAGCAGGTAAAGAAATTGAAGGACCAATTGCACGTTTAGCACAGTTAGCTCGTGCTATTGGTATCCATTTAGTTGTAGCCACTCAACGTCCTTCTGTTGATGTTATTACGGGTATGATTAAAGCCAACTTCCCTGCTCGTTTATCATTTAGAGTAACTTCTAAAATAGATTCTAGAACAATTTTAGATGCAGGTGGAGCAGATCAATTAATTGGTATGGGTGATATGTTATTATCTACGGGTAATGACCTTACGCGTATTCAGTGTGCATTTATTGATACTGATGAAGTAGAAAAACTTTGTGATTTCATTGCAGATCAGACTGGTTTTTCTGCGGCCTATATGTTACCTGAATTTGAAGAAGAACAACCAGCCTCGAAAGGCGGCGGTGGTGGTAGCGTTGACGATAGAGATGATCTATTTGAGGAAGCTGCCCGATTACTTGTTCGCCATCAACAAGGTAGTACATCTTTAATCCAACGTAAATTAAGTTTAGGATATAACCGTGCTGGTCGTATTATAGATCAGTTAGAAGCTGCAGGAATTGTAGGTCCGTTTGAAGGTAGTAAAGCAAGACAGGTTAATGTAAAAACAGAAATGGAATTAGAGGTTGTATTAAATACTTTATAG
- a CDS encoding LolA family protein — MIKSNKNILSFLFILVLSIGNLFAQQDEKAQKILDQMSSFYKGLNSFSADINQDAISTSDGKIGDIQMKAIVSGNKYQLQLDGQTIYNDTKTVSRYDQEMEEVTIEEADSDDTDVMSSPAKIYSIYQKNFKYLYIEKDAKGNDVIDLSPDKSLEVNFFKIRMHINPKTHALVKFVIFEKGNLMRYENSITNFKQNVPVSDSEFVFDTSKYPDVEVVDLR; from the coding sequence ATGATTAAAAGCAACAAAAATATATTATCATTCCTTTTCATTTTAGTTTTATCAATAGGTAATTTATTTGCCCAACAAGATGAAAAAGCACAAAAGATACTTGACCAAATGAGTAGCTTTTATAAAGGACTAAACTCTTTTAGTGCAGATATCAACCAAGATGCTATTAGTACTTCTGATGGTAAAATTGGAGATATTCAGATGAAAGCCATTGTAAGCGGTAACAAATACCAATTGCAATTAGATGGTCAGACAATTTATAACGATACTAAAACAGTCTCTCGTTATGATCAAGAAATGGAAGAGGTAACGATAGAAGAAGCAGATTCTGACGATACGGATGTAATGAGTTCTCCTGCTAAGATTTATTCTATCTATCAAAAGAACTTTAAATATTTATATATTGAAAAGGATGCAAAGGGAAATGATGTAATTGACCTTTCTCCTGATAAAAGTTTAGAAGTCAATTTCTTTAAAATTAGAATGCATATCAATCCAAAGACACATGCTTTGGTAAAGTTTGTAATCTTTGAAAAAGGTAATTTGATGAGGTACGAAAATTCGATCACTAATTTTAAACAAAATGTTCCTGTTAGTGATAGTGAATTTGTATTCGATACTTCTAAATATCCAGATGTTGAGGTTGTTGATTTACGATAA
- a CDS encoding BLUF domain-containing protein, which yields MYCLCYTSKKTASFDINELKEILVKSRINNEKKDITGILLLIDDLFIQILEGEQNDLDELYDVIKKDDRHDYIQKIYSGEIATRNFLTWSMGFQQVTWEDLEELGMERLHDKSLSLSEYFRHKSHYLIEVIKEFNKSSELKLNLPK from the coding sequence ATGTATTGCCTTTGTTACACCAGTAAAAAAACTGCTTCGTTTGATATAAATGAACTGAAAGAAATTCTAGTTAAAAGTAGAATTAATAATGAGAAGAAAGATATCACAGGGATACTCTTACTTATTGATGATCTGTTTATTCAAATTTTGGAAGGAGAACAAAATGATTTAGACGAACTGTATGATGTAATTAAAAAAGATGATCGTCATGATTATATTCAAAAAATATATTCAGGAGAAATAGCAACTAGAAACTTTCTAACCTGGTCTATGGGGTTCCAGCAAGTAACATGGGAAGACCTTGAAGAATTAGGTATGGAAAGACTACATGATAAGAGTTTATCATTATCTGAATATTTCAGACATAAAAGCCATTACTTAATAGAAGTAATTAAAGAGTTTAATAAATCGTCTGAATTAAAATTAAATTTACCGAAATAA
- the manA gene encoding mannose-6-phosphate isomerase, class I, whose product MLTTKLFPLKGKVQNYAWGGDSFIPQMIGIEKEEKPYAEYWMGAHDNAPAQVGENQQLNTMIKNDPSGTIGNFINDKFGRLPFLFKVLDVKDVLSIQVHPTKIEAEKGFARENAEGIPVIASHRNYKDDNHKPEIMVALSEFWLLHGFLPKAKLEEVLKSVPEFNYLLPVFQEEGFFGLYKTVMEYSAEEVNTKLQSLVDRVMPLYNAGKLDKASPDYWTAKSVALQEDGADLDKGIYSIYFFNIVRADIGDAIFQDAGLPHAYMEGQNMELMANSDNVLRGGLTPKHIDVPELLKHVTFEETHPNIMKGELQEDGLERIYKSPAPDFELSRIAVSKGDVYTSVAKTAQVIIVSEGEATVEEGATTVSIKRGEVVVLLVDANYKITSTTSAVLFKATAPVE is encoded by the coding sequence ATGTTAACTACTAAATTATTTCCATTAAAAGGAAAAGTACAAAATTATGCATGGGGTGGAGATTCATTTATTCCACAAATGATTGGTATAGAAAAAGAAGAAAAACCTTATGCTGAATATTGGATGGGTGCTCATGATAATGCTCCTGCGCAAGTTGGAGAAAATCAGCAGCTAAATACAATGATTAAGAATGATCCTTCTGGTACTATCGGAAATTTCATTAATGATAAATTTGGCCGTTTACCATTTTTATTTAAAGTATTGGATGTAAAAGATGTTTTATCAATTCAAGTTCATCCAACAAAAATTGAAGCGGAGAAAGGTTTTGCTAGAGAAAATGCAGAAGGTATTCCTGTAATTGCATCTCATAGAAATTATAAAGATGATAACCATAAACCAGAAATTATGGTTGCTTTAAGTGAGTTCTGGTTATTACATGGTTTTTTACCAAAAGCAAAATTAGAAGAGGTTCTAAAATCAGTTCCAGAATTTAATTACCTATTACCTGTATTCCAAGAAGAAGGTTTCTTTGGTTTATATAAAACGGTGATGGAGTATTCTGCAGAAGAAGTAAATACAAAGCTACAATCATTAGTAGACCGTGTAATGCCTCTTTATAATGCAGGTAAATTAGATAAAGCATCTCCAGATTATTGGACGGCAAAATCTGTTGCATTACAAGAAGACGGTGCTGATTTAGATAAAGGAATTTACTCTATCTATTTCTTTAATATTGTTCGTGCTGATATTGGCGATGCAATTTTCCAAGATGCTGGTTTACCACATGCATATATGGAAGGGCAAAATATGGAATTAATGGCTAACTCAGACAACGTTCTTAGAGGTGGTCTTACTCCAAAACATATTGATGTACCAGAACTATTAAAACATGTAACTTTTGAGGAAACTCACCCAAATATTATGAAAGGGGAGTTACAAGAAGATGGTTTAGAAAGAATTTATAAAAGCCCTGCTCCTGATTTTGAATTAAGTAGAATTGCCGTTTCTAAAGGAGACGTTTATACATCAGTAGCTAAAACTGCTCAGGTTATTATTGTTTCTGAAGGAGAAGCAACTGTTGAAGAAGGAGCTACTACAGTAAGTATTAAAAGAGGTGAAGTAGTTGTATTACTAGTTGATGCTAACTATAAAATCACGTCTACTACATCAGCTGTTTTATTTAAAGCAACTGCACCAGTAGAATAA